In a single window of the Acidimicrobiales bacterium genome:
- a CDS encoding dihydrofolate reductase family protein, with product MAKLIYASNMSLDGWTEDARGAFDWAPRDNEVFVSITEIMRSAGTYLYGRRMYETMAVWETDPALAAQSDMTREFADAWQAADKVVYSTTLSTVPTANSRLERHFDAGAVLDLKAEAGRDLLVGGPNLAAQAFKAGLVDECHLFVWPVVLGGRNPALQADTRADLVLLDEHRFSSGVVRLRYRAL from the coding sequence ATGGCCAAGCTGATCTACGCGTCGAACATGTCGCTCGACGGCTGGACCGAAGACGCACGGGGTGCTTTCGACTGGGCGCCCCGCGACAACGAGGTGTTCGTGTCGATCACCGAAATCATGCGCTCGGCGGGCACGTACCTCTACGGGCGGCGCATGTACGAGACCATGGCCGTCTGGGAGACCGACCCGGCCCTGGCTGCGCAGTCCGACATGACGAGGGAGTTCGCCGACGCCTGGCAGGCCGCGGACAAAGTCGTCTACTCCACCACCCTGTCGACCGTACCCACCGCCAACAGCCGGTTGGAGCGCCACTTCGACGCCGGCGCGGTGCTCGACTTGAAGGCAGAGGCGGGCCGTGACCTCCTCGTGGGCGGCCCGAACCTGGCGGCCCAGGCGTTCAAGGCCGGGCTGGTCGACGAGTGCCACCTCTTCGTCTGGCCCGTCGTCCTCGGTGGGCGCAACCCGGCGCTCCAGGCCGACACGCGCGCCGACCTCGTCCTCCTCGACGAGCACCGATTCAGCAGCGGCGTCGTACGCCTCCGCTACCGCGCGCTGTAG